One genomic segment of Bdellovibrio bacteriovorus includes these proteins:
- a CDS encoding hemagglutinin produces MRNVAGILFGMYVIAGCTLSGNLLDFNALTPPVLTNSSGERLESFVINKSSDVNNVSVQGECYYENQNIQISFVPENSSLALHETHQYSTLCTNNKFELQIDTQDWTDTAYKVVLAVKSKTGVPSSTESSVLKDVVAPVVSFTSVLPAHLGLDSISSIPLAGTCESADGEVQILSGSVVLSTISCQSDGTFATTVAGDGLLEGSNVFTVQQSDVAKNVGTATSVSFNKDTIAPLLLPGLGSLGSALSNDDSTRLVSVTLPSDGGTQYRYVIVKDADCSSQYSALMATTPVAAGTDIPLSFSGDGSYRLCVLAGDQANNWASSSGVFESAAVVIDKTAPALTIAAPISGQKIHSTFALSGTCEPGLTVTANGNFTPSPSGQTCSIGGSYSINLTLSAGDGAKNISVTSSDAAGNVSSVLNHSVFKDTQIVPPNVTLNTSATTSVPLAKFTVNDCSDHTMILMKEVNAPPALGDAGWVSCSTAAQNYQYDLSISDQQGLRNIRFYARDEAGNISTATVFTITYDSKAPIMTLDAVPTLAKNVAYPFVVRVTEATVSSAATLSLQYSTDGTTWTAATSRTLGLAGPMNNKSFEVSWTPTSFYTGLKVRAVLTDDYGNIGYGVSNTFDVVLDVTPPTITANQLKINGSLTPDDTVRSYVTVSLQAHDAETAVKDFCLKTSSSVPAANDSCWVGVKAPKPGLEELPDLILVDFDFFLGINFGSYNIYAWVRDVAGNISTNSATLKKDYNTIEYINDPSPTVSDILTVNSATPNTPPINGDMNFANNAPVYIKWKASDNGSITKVELYSSLDGSSYTLIDDSLANNSTNGSSCSYSAPHTGCFVWNSTFPNDTFFKLQVRVTDNYGQTAQVTSPPLNSGLLNLLAGNQDPGHNGNAKQTVFNTAVGNDTAPGTLLVTTDGKIFFNDSSYGLMYIDPKTNNSKLLLRLAKSTEDSYGDGIPVEQARAKAILRTTLDYQNRILVYDRNMIRRIDTNVEPMTIETIIGADPAGNLGTNTADTVADPRDVKINLTTDQTWAIRKRAPFMAHPNGDIYFISDNPNKGKDNGGRIRVYKGSLAVPRVEAFRFSGTGAKDLPTWDLNVKEWSFFSLRYDPQTSQILKAYVGVTNPVPGNSYGNMTELDITTWIANGVHPNHPYGNTSLNYYEVQSLDGRVYRSNRATDHSLSRLNDDGTWSRVLGTGALGSCVDGTPATSCPVALDDAFVDRYGRIYFSTRGIIKTVVNGNVYTLFGQRKDAGDGGSATDMRLAMVHYLDHGAGDSVIILDHQENKMREIVPGASPEVRLVAGNGQNGNVNFATAANAQLIRLGNWWDPNPFATNPANGDVYMNCYENRVQIDVNSAISYHKVCRLNRSTGLWESLLDGEGTTASFTQTTIPLSDLLISGYSPEIVAYRNGNILMNHFHWNGTAHNNSHLRLLTPTTSNYIAGVTVQDQSGDACPDGSSSNCHLGPRAMHYKGTPVYFAPLSGWLLNPVRDSAYAGDMHVVYSGNVRKMLTLSKAPGGFAYDSGNIYFCSAGKVYKAAITNPADLTSTANWPLVENTHYTLTELAMPADNITCEGRRILVKAASGAKPKRLVMMAKQNGLPAVIEYFIP; encoded by the coding sequence ATGAGGAACGTCGCTGGGATCCTATTTGGAATGTACGTTATTGCTGGGTGTACGCTCAGTGGGAATCTTTTGGATTTTAATGCCCTGACTCCTCCTGTTTTGACGAACTCTTCGGGGGAGCGTCTTGAGTCTTTTGTTATCAATAAATCCTCTGATGTGAATAATGTGAGTGTTCAAGGGGAGTGTTATTACGAGAATCAGAATATTCAGATCTCGTTTGTTCCTGAGAACTCTTCGTTGGCTTTGCATGAGACTCATCAGTATTCCACGCTTTGTACGAATAATAAGTTTGAATTGCAGATTGATACTCAAGATTGGACGGACACGGCCTATAAAGTCGTATTGGCTGTCAAATCAAAAACGGGTGTCCCCTCAAGTACCGAGTCTTCGGTTCTAAAGGACGTCGTTGCGCCTGTGGTTTCTTTTACTTCGGTGTTGCCGGCCCATTTGGGGCTCGATTCTATCTCTTCGATTCCGTTAGCGGGTACTTGTGAAAGTGCTGACGGTGAAGTGCAGATTCTTTCGGGAAGTGTCGTGCTTTCGACGATCTCCTGTCAAAGTGATGGCACCTTTGCGACGACGGTGGCAGGTGATGGGTTGCTCGAAGGTTCCAACGTTTTTACTGTGCAACAGTCTGACGTGGCTAAGAACGTTGGAACAGCGACAAGTGTTAGTTTTAATAAAGATACGATCGCGCCTTTGCTTCTTCCTGGTCTCGGCTCTTTAGGAAGTGCGCTCAGCAATGATGATTCAACACGCTTGGTGTCTGTGACTTTGCCTAGTGATGGTGGCACCCAATATCGCTACGTGATTGTCAAAGATGCGGATTGTTCCAGTCAGTATAGTGCATTAATGGCGACCACTCCTGTGGCGGCGGGGACAGATATTCCATTGAGCTTTAGTGGAGATGGCTCTTATCGTCTTTGTGTTTTAGCTGGAGACCAGGCGAACAACTGGGCTTCTTCATCCGGCGTTTTTGAAAGTGCGGCGGTCGTCATTGATAAAACGGCGCCAGCACTGACGATTGCAGCTCCCATCTCTGGTCAGAAAATTCACTCGACGTTTGCGTTATCGGGAACCTGTGAGCCAGGACTCACAGTGACCGCAAACGGCAATTTTACTCCCTCTCCTTCAGGGCAAACTTGTTCTATCGGTGGCTCTTATTCAATCAACCTGACTTTGTCGGCCGGGGATGGTGCTAAAAATATTTCTGTCACTTCTTCAGATGCCGCGGGAAATGTCTCATCAGTATTAAATCATTCGGTGTTCAAGGATACCCAGATTGTTCCACCGAACGTGACTTTAAATACCTCAGCGACAACGAGTGTGCCTTTGGCAAAGTTCACCGTGAATGACTGTTCGGATCACACGATGATTTTAATGAAAGAGGTCAATGCGCCGCCCGCACTCGGAGATGCGGGTTGGGTCAGTTGTTCAACGGCGGCTCAGAATTATCAATATGATTTAAGTATTTCAGATCAGCAAGGGCTTCGTAATATTCGTTTTTATGCTCGTGACGAGGCGGGGAATATTTCCACCGCGACGGTTTTTACGATCACTTACGACAGTAAAGCTCCCATTATGACTTTGGATGCGGTTCCTACTTTAGCAAAAAATGTGGCGTATCCTTTTGTTGTCAGGGTCACCGAAGCAACAGTATCTTCTGCGGCCACGTTAAGTTTGCAGTATTCAACGGATGGTACGACGTGGACGGCGGCGACAAGTCGTACTTTGGGTCTTGCAGGGCCTATGAATAATAAGTCCTTTGAAGTCTCGTGGACGCCCACAAGCTTTTATACGGGTTTGAAAGTGCGCGCGGTTTTAACGGATGACTATGGCAATATCGGTTACGGTGTTTCAAATACTTTTGACGTAGTCCTCGATGTAACTCCGCCGACGATCACGGCCAATCAATTAAAAATCAATGGCTCACTCACTCCAGATGATACTGTGCGATCCTATGTCACGGTGAGCTTACAAGCACATGATGCAGAAACGGCTGTGAAGGATTTCTGTTTAAAGACGTCCAGCTCTGTTCCCGCGGCGAATGATTCTTGTTGGGTCGGAGTTAAAGCGCCGAAGCCAGGCTTGGAAGAATTGCCAGATTTGATACTTGTCGATTTTGATTTCTTCTTAGGGATTAATTTTGGCTCTTATAACATCTATGCATGGGTGCGCGACGTGGCTGGCAATATTAGCACAAACTCGGCAACACTCAAAAAAGATTATAACACTATTGAATATATCAATGACCCTTCTCCAACGGTGTCGGATATCCTGACTGTGAACTCCGCGACTCCGAATACTCCGCCTATTAACGGTGACATGAATTTTGCCAACAATGCCCCGGTCTATATCAAGTGGAAGGCTTCCGATAATGGCAGTATCACGAAAGTAGAACTGTATTCTTCTTTAGATGGAAGCTCTTATACTTTGATTGATGATTCTTTAGCGAATAATTCTACGAATGGATCTAGTTGTAGCTATTCAGCTCCACACACGGGATGTTTTGTTTGGAATTCAACTTTCCCAAACGATACTTTCTTTAAGTTGCAAGTACGCGTGACTGACAACTATGGCCAGACTGCCCAAGTGACAAGTCCTCCATTAAACAGTGGTCTTTTAAACCTGCTCGCAGGAAATCAAGACCCCGGTCACAATGGAAATGCGAAGCAGACCGTTTTTAATACCGCTGTCGGTAATGACACCGCTCCAGGGACTTTGTTAGTGACGACGGACGGAAAGATTTTCTTTAACGATTCATCCTATGGTTTGATGTACATTGATCCGAAGACGAACAACTCGAAGTTACTTCTTCGTTTAGCCAAAAGCACTGAGGACTCTTATGGTGATGGCATTCCTGTAGAGCAGGCTCGGGCTAAGGCGATTTTAAGAACCACATTAGATTATCAAAATCGCATCTTGGTCTATGATCGCAACATGATTCGTCGGATTGACACAAATGTCGAACCCATGACGATTGAAACAATTATCGGTGCAGATCCCGCAGGGAATCTTGGAACTAATACCGCGGACACAGTTGCCGATCCTCGCGATGTGAAAATCAATCTGACGACCGATCAAACTTGGGCTATTCGTAAGCGCGCTCCGTTTATGGCTCATCCGAATGGAGATATTTATTTTATTTCGGATAACCCCAATAAAGGTAAAGACAATGGCGGACGCATCCGCGTTTATAAAGGATCGCTAGCAGTTCCTCGTGTTGAAGCCTTCCGTTTTTCTGGAACGGGTGCCAAAGATTTGCCAACCTGGGATTTAAACGTCAAAGAATGGTCGTTCTTTAGTTTGCGCTATGATCCGCAGACAAGTCAGATTTTAAAAGCTTATGTCGGTGTCACAAATCCCGTTCCTGGCAATTCCTATGGAAATATGACGGAGCTTGATATTACCACCTGGATCGCGAACGGAGTTCATCCGAATCACCCCTATGGCAATACAAGTCTGAACTATTACGAAGTGCAGTCATTAGATGGAAGAGTGTATCGCTCGAATCGCGCCACGGACCACTCGCTTTCGAGGCTGAATGATGATGGAACTTGGTCGCGTGTTTTAGGGACAGGCGCTTTAGGTTCTTGCGTGGATGGGACTCCAGCCACATCTTGTCCTGTGGCTTTGGATGACGCTTTTGTTGATCGTTACGGAAGAATTTATTTTTCAACTCGTGGAATTATTAAAACTGTCGTCAATGGCAATGTCTATACGCTTTTTGGCCAACGCAAGGATGCGGGTGACGGTGGATCTGCGACCGACATGCGCTTAGCGATGGTTCACTATTTAGATCACGGAGCCGGGGACAGCGTCATTATTTTAGACCATCAAGAAAATAAAATGCGTGAGATTGTGCCGGGAGCTTCTCCTGAAGTTCGTCTGGTAGCTGGTAACGGGCAAAACGGCAACGTCAATTTTGCGACAGCCGCGAACGCTCAGTTGATTCGTTTAGGGAATTGGTGGGATCCAAATCCATTTGCGACAAATCCTGCTAACGGTGACGTTTACATGAATTGCTATGAAAACAGAGTGCAGATCGATGTCAATTCAGCTATTTCATATCACAAAGTCTGTCGTTTAAATAGATCTACAGGGTTGTGGGAAAGCTTGCTGGATGGTGAAGGCACAACAGCGAGCTTCACACAAACAACGATTCCATTGTCGGATCTTTTAATCTCTGGATATTCACCAGAGATCGTCGCCTACCGCAACGGTAATATCTTGATGAATCATTTCCATTGGAATGGAACAGCTCACAACAACAGTCACTTGCGGCTTTTAACTCCAACAACTTCCAACTACATTGCTGGTGTTACCGTACAAGATCAGTCGGGTGATGCCTGTCCGGATGGAAGTTCTAGCAACTGTCACTTAGGACCACGTGCGATGCATTACAAAGGAACGCCCGTGTATTTCGCGCCTCTTTCAGGTTGGCTTTTAAATCCAGTCCGAGACTCTGCCTATGCTGGAGACATGCATGTAGTTTATAGTGGCAATGTGCGAAAGATGTTAACTCTTTCCAAAGCACCGGGCGGATTTGCGTATGATTCCGGAAATATCTATTTCTGCTCTGCGGGAAAAGTCTATAAAGCCGCAATCACAAATCCGGCGGATTTAACATCCACGGCAAATTGGCCACTTGTGGAAAATACTCATTACACTTTAACAGAGCTTGCAATGCCGGCCGATAATATCACATGTGAAGGACGGCGCATCTTAGTTAAGGCCGCGTCCGGAGCAAAGCCGAAGCGCTTAGTCATGATGGCGAAACAAAATGGTCTTCCCGCCGTGATTGAATATTTCATTCCTTGA
- a CDS encoding S8 family serine peptidase, with translation MKRALLLGALLFGSQAFAGEYLVKYKNTSALNMLNTMTMSKVATVQMTDHNATASLVKVNIVKSHEAQALASLLSQPGVEYVVPNFKLKAFTAPVDAAALKEQWAIAKVQAEKAWQRAGNKGNRNVIVAVIDTGVDYRHPALAPNMIQGYDFKENDADPMDKTGFQNPGHGTHCAGAVGATGLVDGGIIGLAPEVSMMPLRFLGEDGSGDLNNAIKAIDYAVEKGAHIISASWGAAVPRSTAAPLLEAIKRADDKGVIFIAAAANDGKNNDKTEMYPANNGFPNSITVAASGASDAKPSWSNYGTATVHVAAPGENIMSTLPNNKYGNLSGTSMATPLVSGLVALMKAQDPSLTGAQVRAILQTTGAKVSIETACNCRVDAYEAVEAVMSKKMVVVPAAATIQPSSTLALSVLHGKAPFKFASSNASVATVDNSGTLTAVANGSTTVTVTDADGKTASTLNINVGAKSGGTNPNPPDNGGGLPDPGNPGEPGECPLGDPMICQIICQLQPDLPFCQQ, from the coding sequence ATGAAACGTGCATTATTATTAGGTGCGTTGTTGTTCGGTTCTCAGGCGTTCGCTGGCGAATACTTGGTGAAATATAAGAACACAAGCGCTCTCAACATGCTTAACACAATGACAATGTCTAAAGTTGCGACTGTTCAAATGACTGATCACAACGCAACAGCAAGTCTTGTGAAAGTGAACATCGTAAAGAGCCACGAAGCACAAGCTTTGGCGAGCCTTCTTTCTCAACCAGGCGTTGAGTACGTAGTTCCAAACTTCAAATTGAAAGCTTTCACAGCTCCTGTTGATGCTGCGGCATTGAAAGAGCAATGGGCGATCGCGAAAGTTCAAGCTGAAAAAGCTTGGCAACGTGCGGGTAACAAAGGAAACCGCAACGTGATCGTAGCTGTTATCGATACAGGCGTTGATTACCGCCATCCAGCTTTGGCTCCAAACATGATCCAAGGTTATGACTTCAAAGAAAACGATGCAGATCCAATGGATAAAACGGGCTTCCAAAATCCAGGTCACGGTACTCACTGCGCTGGTGCAGTAGGTGCGACTGGTTTGGTTGACGGTGGTATCATCGGTTTGGCTCCAGAAGTTTCTATGATGCCACTTCGCTTCTTGGGTGAAGACGGTTCTGGTGACTTGAACAACGCGATCAAAGCTATCGACTATGCGGTAGAAAAAGGCGCGCACATTATCTCTGCATCTTGGGGTGCGGCGGTTCCACGTTCTACAGCAGCTCCTCTTCTTGAGGCGATCAAACGTGCTGATGATAAAGGTGTTATCTTCATCGCAGCCGCAGCTAACGATGGTAAAAACAACGATAAAACTGAGATGTATCCGGCAAACAACGGTTTCCCGAATTCAATCACAGTTGCGGCTTCAGGCGCTTCTGATGCAAAACCATCTTGGTCTAACTACGGTACAGCGACTGTTCACGTAGCTGCTCCTGGTGAAAACATCATGAGCACATTGCCAAACAATAAGTACGGAAACCTTTCTGGTACTTCAATGGCAACTCCGCTTGTATCTGGTCTAGTGGCTTTGATGAAAGCTCAAGATCCTTCACTTACTGGTGCTCAAGTTCGTGCGATTCTTCAAACGACAGGTGCTAAAGTTTCTATCGAAACTGCATGTAACTGCCGCGTTGACGCTTACGAAGCTGTTGAAGCAGTGATGTCTAAGAAAATGGTTGTAGTTCCTGCTGCAGCAACTATCCAACCTTCTTCTACATTGGCACTTTCTGTTCTTCACGGTAAAGCTCCATTCAAGTTTGCTTCTTCTAACGCTTCAGTTGCGACTGTAGACAACAGCGGTACTTTGACTGCGGTTGCTAACGGTTCCACAACTGTGACTGTGACTGATGCTGACGGTAAAACGGCTTCTACATTGAACATCAACGTAGGTGCTAAATCTGGTGGTACAAATCCAAATCCTCCAGACAACGGTGGCGGTCTTCCTGATCCAGGCAACCCTGGTGAACCGGGTGAGTGTCCGTTGGGTGATCCTATGATTTGTCAGATTATCTGCCAACTCCAACCAGATCTACCATTCTGCCAACAGTAA
- a CDS encoding undecaprenyl-diphosphate phosphatase — translation MNYLHAIILGIVEGITEFLPISSTGHMVIASSVMGIHDDQFVKNFEVIIQFGAILSVLVLYWKRFLPDWNFYKKLFIAFLPTGIIGFLVKDIVDQLLGSVQVVAWALIIGGAILVWSDRIFAHLTAMGRKTNDLSYGDSVKLGLFQAIAMIPGVSRSAATIMGGLTLGMNKKEAAEFSFFLAVPTMAAATGYKLLKVYKTIEPGQIGVLAVGCVVAFIVAMLAIKFFINIVARYGFRGFGYYRIVLGIIILIMLYTGHNLQLT, via the coding sequence ATGAATTATCTGCATGCGATCATCCTGGGTATTGTCGAAGGCATCACTGAATTTCTACCGATCTCCTCAACAGGTCACATGGTGATTGCCAGTTCCGTGATGGGGATTCACGACGATCAGTTTGTTAAAAACTTTGAAGTCATCATCCAATTTGGTGCGATTTTGTCAGTGCTCGTGTTGTATTGGAAACGCTTCCTTCCCGACTGGAACTTCTACAAAAAGCTCTTCATCGCTTTCCTGCCGACTGGCATTATCGGCTTCTTAGTGAAAGACATCGTCGATCAACTTTTAGGAAGCGTGCAAGTGGTTGCGTGGGCGTTGATCATTGGTGGCGCCATCTTAGTATGGTCCGACCGAATTTTTGCGCACCTGACAGCCATGGGGCGCAAAACCAACGATCTTTCTTACGGAGATTCGGTGAAGCTGGGATTGTTTCAAGCCATCGCGATGATTCCGGGAGTTTCTCGGTCCGCAGCCACCATCATGGGCGGTCTGACGCTTGGCATGAATAAAAAAGAAGCAGCTGAGTTTTCATTCTTCTTAGCCGTTCCAACCATGGCCGCAGCGACGGGATATAAGTTGTTGAAAGTCTATAAGACGATTGAGCCAGGACAGATCGGCGTCCTTGCTGTCGGCTGTGTCGTCGCATTTATCGTCGCGATGTTGGCGATTAAGTTCTTTATTAATATCGTCGCTCGTTATGGCTTTAGAGGTTTTGGTTATTATCGCATCGTCCTTGGCATCATCATCCTTATAATGCTTTATACCGGACACAACCTGCAGCTGACTTAA
- a CDS encoding mechanosensitive ion channel family protein, protein MEKFLFEQTELFSHDLTVALKSTVFVIPNWKWGALAIALLLGFLLRPVFQFLLKEFKRHNPFIKKFPNTFTAYFLSMPLERPVAWLLVIFFWFAVGDAIELSGKFGTYYDHVLRGLVALYLIRVIYYAVDAITRVFMDVAAKTESTYDDQLVPFASRAMKVVVVVLGILIALQSFGLNVMSLLAGLGLGGLALALAAQDTAANLFGSITILVDHPFKIGDWVKVKDMEGTVEEIGFRSTRIRTFYNSVITIPNAMMAKETIDNMGVRPARRIRQILGLAYETPPEKIEQFCDHVRYLLTQHKEVNPETVTVAFNNYNASSLDVLVNFHINVATGADELKLQQQIFIEILKIAAQIKVDFAYPTQTVYYKNPEITSTPS, encoded by the coding sequence ATGGAAAAGTTTCTTTTTGAACAGACCGAACTCTTCTCTCATGACTTAACTGTGGCTTTAAAGTCGACAGTCTTCGTCATTCCAAATTGGAAATGGGGCGCGCTGGCCATCGCCCTCCTTCTGGGATTCCTCCTTCGCCCTGTCTTCCAATTTCTTTTGAAAGAGTTTAAACGACACAACCCTTTCATCAAAAAGTTCCCGAACACATTTACCGCTTATTTCCTATCGATGCCACTAGAGCGTCCCGTCGCTTGGCTTTTAGTTATCTTTTTCTGGTTCGCGGTGGGTGATGCCATTGAGCTTTCTGGAAAATTTGGCACTTACTACGATCATGTACTTCGTGGTTTGGTAGCTCTTTACCTTATTCGCGTTATTTACTACGCAGTGGATGCCATCACTCGTGTCTTTATGGATGTGGCTGCTAAAACGGAAAGCACTTATGACGATCAACTCGTCCCCTTCGCTTCGCGCGCCATGAAAGTGGTCGTTGTTGTTCTTGGTATTCTGATTGCCCTGCAAAGTTTTGGTCTGAATGTCATGTCCCTGCTTGCCGGTCTGGGACTGGGAGGTTTGGCACTTGCTTTAGCTGCGCAAGACACAGCGGCAAATCTTTTTGGCTCGATCACTATTTTAGTGGATCATCCCTTTAAAATCGGTGACTGGGTGAAAGTGAAAGACATGGAAGGGACTGTCGAAGAGATCGGCTTTCGCTCCACTCGTATTCGCACATTCTATAATTCCGTGATCACGATTCCGAATGCGATGATGGCAAAAGAAACCATCGACAACATGGGAGTTCGCCCGGCAAGACGCATCCGTCAGATCTTGGGTCTGGCTTACGAGACACCTCCAGAAAAAATTGAACAGTTTTGCGATCACGTTCGCTATCTTTTGACTCAGCATAAAGAAGTGAATCCTGAAACAGTCACGGTGGCGTTTAACAATTACAATGCGTCGTCCTTAGACGTCTTAGTTAACTTCCACATCAATGTCGCTACGGGAGCTGACGAACTCAAATTGCAGCAACAGATCTTCATCGAGATTCTAAAAATCGCCGCGCAAATCAAAGTAGACTTCGCATATCCGACTCAAACTGTTTACTACAAGAATCCTGAAATCACTTCGACTCCTTCCTAG